From a region of the Paenibacillus sp. FSL R10-2734 genome:
- a CDS encoding ketopantoate reductase family protein, giving the protein MRFLIVGAGAIGGYFGGRLVQKGEDVTFLVRTAKKVQLEADGLMVKSVHGDFQTSVRTITYGEGAKPFDCIIIAVKAYHLFQVMNDIEPYVGEHTLILPLLNGYDHFSILQNRFGPEHVLGGLCYIETTLDSAGGIIQSSSFHSIVFGEWVGGESERTQLLLSHLDNAGFTVTLSSDIQREVWQKYIFVASLSGITTLMDSSVGPILASPEARAIYEQLLQEIVSLAEKAGMPVGPEMSASTLQKMGSVLPEFTSSMHRDMHKQLPLEADHLHGALLALALPGQGAYPVLETVYARLKVYESVNDKR; this is encoded by the coding sequence ATGCGTTTTCTTATCGTGGGTGCAGGAGCTATAGGTGGATATTTCGGAGGTCGGTTAGTTCAAAAAGGAGAAGATGTCACTTTTCTAGTTCGTACTGCTAAAAAGGTTCAGTTAGAAGCGGACGGTCTGATGGTAAAAAGTGTTCATGGGGATTTTCAGACTTCTGTTAGAACAATTACATATGGGGAAGGAGCGAAGCCCTTTGATTGCATTATTATCGCGGTCAAGGCTTATCATTTGTTTCAGGTGATGAATGACATTGAACCCTATGTCGGTGAACACACATTGATTCTCCCGCTCCTCAATGGATATGATCATTTTAGTATTTTACAGAATCGGTTTGGTCCAGAGCATGTTCTGGGAGGTCTTTGTTATATTGAAACAACACTAGATTCTGCAGGCGGTATCATTCAAAGTAGTTCGTTCCATAGTATTGTGTTTGGGGAATGGGTAGGTGGTGAGTCAGAACGAACACAGTTGCTTCTGAGTCATTTGGATAATGCAGGTTTTACAGTGACATTAAGTTCTGACATTCAGCGCGAAGTGTGGCAGAAATATATATTTGTAGCTAGTCTAAGTGGGATTACAACCTTAATGGATAGCTCTGTTGGGCCTATTTTAGCTTCACCTGAGGCACGCGCTATCTATGAGCAACTTCTGCAAGAGATAGTGAGCCTGGCTGAAAAAGCTGGAATGCCTGTGGGACCGGAAATGTCAGCATCCACGTTGCAAAAGATGGGTTCTGTGCTACCCGAGTTTACTTCATCCATGCATCGGGATATGCATAAGCAACTACCCTTAGAAGCAGACCATTTGCATGGTGCTCTTCTGGCTTTGGCTTTACCAGGTCAAGGTGCGTATCCGGTTCTCGAAACCGTGTATGCTCGTTTGAAAGTATATGAAAGCGTTAATGATAAGAGATGA
- a CDS encoding VOC family protein, with translation MEETNQKIMTFLMFEGKAEEAMNFYTSVFDDSEIISIKRYGANEAGPEGSVMQASFSLHGQVFMCIDSYVNHEFTFTPAISLYINCESESEIDRVYESLAQDGKVLMPLGNYPFSSKFGWVADRFGVTWQLNLLGNAKG, from the coding sequence ATGGAGGAAACGAATCAAAAGATTATGACTTTTCTAATGTTCGAAGGGAAGGCAGAAGAAGCTATGAATTTCTATACTTCTGTATTTGATGATTCTGAAATTATTAGCATTAAGCGCTATGGAGCGAACGAAGCAGGACCTGAAGGGAGTGTTATGCAGGCTTCCTTTTCATTACATGGACAAGTATTTATGTGTATAGATAGCTATGTGAACCATGAGTTCACCTTTACTCCAGCTATATCCTTATATATAAATTGTGAGAGTGAATCTGAAATTGATCGGGTCTACGAATCATTAGCGCAAGATGGAAAGGTCCTCATGCCTCTTGGAAACTATCCATTTAGTTCTAAATTTGGCTGGGTAGCGGATCGTTTTGGTGTGACCTGGCAATTAAATCTTCTGGGGAATGCGAAGGGTTAG
- a CDS encoding TetR/AcrR family transcriptional regulator — MATKVNNIRVTQTKQSLIDSFIRLVSLKDFEKITIVDITEGAKVNRATFYAHFNDKYELLDYIMGDSASAAIAKHTKGAMKFDQEGITQLVLAVFDFYQQPDIQCRRSYIGMVVPQLKEKIINELKVYLSKALENIYGDNEKNFYVPIIAQVIHEGVYQWITENISMNQEEVAERISLLVVSGLQSSERALPSDLTGTGINTLK, encoded by the coding sequence ATGGCGACTAAAGTTAATAATATACGGGTCACACAAACCAAGCAGTCTTTAATTGACTCCTTTATACGGTTAGTTTCCTTGAAGGATTTTGAGAAAATAACAATCGTGGATATAACAGAGGGAGCTAAAGTTAATCGTGCCACATTCTACGCACACTTTAATGATAAATACGAGTTATTGGATTACATTATGGGTGATTCCGCATCCGCTGCTATTGCAAAACATACTAAAGGTGCGATGAAATTCGATCAGGAAGGGATAACACAACTCGTATTAGCGGTGTTCGATTTCTATCAGCAACCTGATATACAATGTCGCAGGAGTTATATTGGGATGGTTGTACCTCAATTGAAGGAGAAGATTATAAACGAGTTGAAGGTTTACCTGTCGAAAGCTTTAGAAAATATCTATGGAGATAATGAGAAGAATTTTTATGTACCTATCATTGCACAGGTAATCCATGAAGGTGTTTATCAATGGATAACAGAGAATATTAGCATGAATCAAGAAGAAGTCGCTGAGAGAATCTCATTATTAGTAGTAAGCGGGCTACAATCATCTGAACGAGCGTTACCCAGTGACCTTACAGGGACAGGGATTAATACCCTCAAATGA
- a CDS encoding SDR family NAD(P)-dependent oxidoreductase — protein sequence MKNVVIVGAGLGLGLSLAKKFGDNGFRVAVISRNPEKLSIIISELEKLSIEARSFVADVTDLAALKQTFQAIIKELGSIDVLEFSPYAGWDKFTHVLETTPQSVLEQINSYLLPAVLSVNEVLPDMINRGSGAFLFTTGISAMFPLPFVGNGGIVMSGIRNYATSLHNELKDKGVFVGHLSIGTMIQAGTEGDPDVIAETWYNLYDKQEHFEEVFPLGFDPSNFPN from the coding sequence ATGAAAAATGTTGTAATCGTTGGGGCAGGTCTTGGATTAGGTTTATCACTAGCCAAAAAATTCGGTGACAATGGATTTAGGGTAGCTGTCATTTCGCGCAATCCTGAGAAATTATCCATTATTATAAGCGAGCTTGAGAAACTAAGCATTGAAGCACGATCATTTGTAGCGGATGTGACAGATTTAGCAGCTTTAAAACAAACCTTTCAAGCTATAATAAAAGAGCTTGGTTCAATCGATGTATTAGAATTCAGTCCATACGCAGGGTGGGATAAATTCACTCATGTGCTGGAGACTACACCTCAAAGTGTGTTAGAGCAAATAAACAGTTACTTGCTGCCTGCCGTTCTTTCGGTTAATGAAGTATTACCGGATATGATCAATAGAGGGTCGGGAGCCTTTCTTTTTACAACAGGTATTTCTGCTATGTTCCCCTTACCGTTTGTAGGAAATGGCGGAATCGTTATGTCTGGTATTCGTAATTATGCTACTTCCTTACACAATGAATTGAAAGATAAAGGTGTTTTCGTCGGCCATCTTTCCATAGGGACAATGATACAAGCTGGAACAGAGGGTGATCCAGATGTTATTGCAGAGACATGGTATAACTTATACGATAAGCAAGAACACTTTGAGGAAGTATTCCCTCTGGGTTTTGACCCGTCTAATTTTCCTAATTAA